In the genome of Bacillus sp. S3, one region contains:
- a CDS encoding CaiB/BaiF CoA transferase family protein: MSGPLHGIKVIDLSRVLAGPYCTMMLGDMGAEVIKIESVDSGDETRGWGPPFVEGESAYYLCANRNKQGITLNLKSPQGKEILQKLLVDADVVVQNFKPGTLERLGFGYQELKQINEDIILASISGFGSSEGPYAHLPGYDYIIQAMSGLMSITGEKEGQPAKVGVAIADVLTGLFTCIGILGAIQHRNRTGVGQEVDISLFDSQLAALVNVASNYLCSGQIPERLGNAHPNIVPYQVFTANDGDFIIAVGNDHQYQKLTILLEEPSLLNYEKNSDRLHDKEELVRIIAAKIKTKSRAEWKQLLDVAGIPNGPINNVKEALDSEQARVREMVISVKHPVISDLKLVGSPLKFSHSPIHIDKHPPLHGEHTEEVLLKLGFSQQEIARLKQQNII, encoded by the coding sequence GTGTCAGGCCCGCTCCATGGAATAAAAGTAATCGATTTATCCCGCGTGTTAGCTGGCCCATATTGCACAATGATGTTAGGCGATATGGGGGCAGAGGTGATCAAAATTGAAAGTGTCGATTCAGGGGATGAAACAAGAGGCTGGGGACCGCCATTTGTTGAAGGCGAGAGTGCTTACTACCTATGTGCAAATCGAAATAAACAGGGGATTACCTTAAACTTGAAATCCCCACAAGGTAAGGAAATTTTACAGAAGCTCCTAGTGGATGCAGATGTAGTCGTACAAAATTTTAAACCGGGAACACTTGAAAGACTAGGGTTCGGATATCAAGAATTGAAACAGATCAATGAAGATATTATTTTAGCCTCCATCAGCGGTTTCGGATCTTCCGAGGGTCCTTACGCCCATCTGCCAGGCTATGATTATATTATTCAAGCCATGTCAGGCTTAATGAGTATTACTGGTGAAAAAGAAGGACAGCCCGCGAAGGTTGGTGTCGCTATTGCGGATGTACTCACCGGACTTTTTACTTGTATCGGCATTTTAGGAGCTATCCAGCACCGGAATCGGACAGGGGTTGGGCAGGAAGTGGACATCTCCTTATTTGATTCCCAATTGGCAGCGCTGGTGAATGTCGCCAGCAATTACCTTTGTTCTGGTCAAATACCTGAACGGCTCGGCAATGCCCACCCCAATATTGTGCCATATCAGGTGTTTACCGCTAATGATGGTGATTTTATCATTGCCGTCGGAAATGATCATCAATATCAAAAACTAACCATTTTACTTGAAGAGCCATCCCTTTTAAACTATGAAAAAAACTCAGATCGGCTGCACGATAAGGAAGAACTAGTACGTATCATTGCCGCTAAAATAAAAACGAAATCAAGAGCAGAGTGGAAGCAATTGCTTGATGTTGCCGGAATTCCTAACGGACCAATCAATAATGTGAAAGAGGCATTGGATTCCGAGCAGGCACGTGTTAGAGAAATGGTAATCAGTGTTAAGCATCCCGTCATTTCGGATTTAAAGTTAGTCGGTTCACCATTAAAATTTTCACATTCACCCATCCACATCGATAAACATCCGCCGCTGCATGGGGAACACACGGAGGAAGTCCTGTTAAAGCTTGGGTTTTCACAACAGGAAATCGCTCGATTGAAACAACAAAACATTATTTAA
- a CDS encoding APC family permease, whose amino-acid sequence MENTTLKRSLGLWAIVMLGLGYMTPTIVFDTFGIVSKETNGVVPLAYLAALVVMLFTAISYGKMVQVFPSAGSAYTYTRETMSPHLGFIVGWAALLDYILLPMVNALIIRIYMVSVFPDVPAWIWVVVYVASVTAINAWSMGKTSSLNSLLVIFEIVLIAAFIVLAFLQLSKGMGQGTIFTTEPLFHSNIQLGAILTGATVVCFSFIGFDAVTMYAEEAVDQKTLPKAIMLTVFIGGGIFFVCSYFAQALFPDISGFIVTDDSLPEIGMFVGGTVFKLIFLSGAFAATVASGLASHASVSRLLYVMGRNGVLPKKAFGYVHPKFRTPVFNVILVGVVSLLAIAPSLELISSFINFGALIAFTFVNLSVIAHFVFRLKRYKTAKDIFSYLIMPILGAGLTGVLWYNLQADALIGGIVWIVIGVIYMVFQTKFFKIKIADLNIDDAERTSSL is encoded by the coding sequence TTGGAGAATACCACTCTTAAGCGTTCACTTGGACTCTGGGCAATTGTGATGCTTGGATTAGGCTATATGACACCAACGATTGTGTTTGATACATTTGGGATTGTGTCTAAAGAAACAAATGGTGTTGTGCCGCTTGCGTACCTGGCTGCTTTGGTTGTGATGCTGTTTACGGCAATTAGTTATGGAAAAATGGTACAGGTATTTCCAAGCGCAGGATCGGCCTATACGTATACACGAGAGACGATGAGCCCGCATCTCGGATTCATCGTTGGCTGGGCAGCCCTGCTTGATTATATTTTACTGCCGATGGTAAATGCCCTGATTATTCGTATTTATATGGTTTCGGTCTTCCCGGATGTTCCGGCATGGATTTGGGTGGTCGTATATGTTGCCAGCGTCACAGCTATTAATGCCTGGAGCATGGGGAAAACATCGAGTTTAAACTCGCTGCTTGTTATTTTTGAAATTGTCTTAATTGCGGCCTTTATTGTGCTTGCATTTTTACAGCTTTCCAAGGGCATGGGCCAAGGAACCATTTTCACAACGGAACCGCTTTTCCACTCAAACATTCAGCTTGGGGCTATTTTGACAGGGGCAACAGTGGTTTGTTTCTCGTTTATCGGATTTGATGCGGTCACCATGTATGCGGAGGAAGCCGTTGATCAAAAAACGCTGCCAAAGGCGATTATGTTAACTGTCTTTATCGGCGGTGGTATCTTTTTCGTTTGCAGTTATTTCGCACAAGCCTTATTTCCAGATATCTCAGGCTTTATAGTAACAGATGACTCCCTGCCGGAAATTGGAATGTTTGTCGGCGGCACGGTTTTCAAACTGATTTTCCTTTCCGGTGCTTTTGCTGCAACAGTCGCTTCCGGACTAGCGTCACATGCGAGCGTATCACGGCTTTTGTATGTAATGGGCCGAAATGGCGTCCTGCCAAAAAAGGCCTTCGGTTATGTTCATCCCAAATTCCGAACCCCAGTTTTCAATGTCATTCTCGTTGGCGTAGTTTCTCTGCTTGCCATCGCGCCAAGCCTTGAGTTAATTTCTTCTTTCATTAACTTCGGCGCCTTGATTGCATTTACATTCGTTAATCTGTCCGTCATTGCCCACTTCGTCTTCCGTTTAAAAAGATACAAAACGGCAAAGGATATTTTCTCCTATCTGATCATGCCGATCCTAGGTGCCGGTTTAACAGGAGTTTTGTGGTATAACTTACAAGCGGATGCCCTCATCGGAGGGATTGTTTGGATTGTCATTGGTGTCATCTATATGGTTTTCCAAACAAAATTCTTTAAAATCAAAATTGCCGATTTAAATATTGATGACGCTGAGAGAACTTCTTCACTCTAA
- a CDS encoding putrescine aminotransferase, with the protein MSIDIKNKQNQHVSEYINKVLGLIEKENINQAEAEWITKETVDGFREHVNPGFLEYRKTVTEGGQFAAVEWSDNGSCFKDVNGKEYIDCLGGFGIYNVGHRNPKVVKAVTDQLKRQALHSQDLLDPLRAMLAKILADITPGDLKYAFFTNSGTESVEAALKLAKMYSERSTFISTTRAFHGKSLGSLSGTAKGMFRKPFLPLIPGFRHVPFGDIDMMRKTFEVCASVGEDVAAVILEPIQGEGGIILPPEGYLKQVRELCDQYGSLLIFDEVQTGMGRTGKMFAAELFDVVPDIICLAKAFGGGVMPAGAIVAKKEVFKSWFPNPFMHTTTFGGNPLACAAAIATIGVLIEENLPERAGEVGAYFLEELKKASKGHEDKVQEIRGQGLMIGIEFHQDDIGYEVSKGMFDRGVLVAGTLINSKTIRIEPALTIRYEEVDQVVRTFKEVIEQVKA; encoded by the coding sequence ATGAGTATCGATATAAAAAATAAGCAAAATCAACATGTGAGTGAATATATTAATAAGGTTCTAGGTTTAATAGAAAAAGAGAATATTAATCAAGCAGAAGCAGAATGGATTACAAAGGAAACGGTGGATGGCTTCCGCGAACACGTAAATCCGGGATTCCTGGAATACCGTAAAACCGTTACAGAAGGCGGTCAATTTGCGGCAGTCGAATGGTCTGATAACGGTTCTTGTTTTAAGGATGTAAATGGCAAAGAGTATATTGACTGTCTTGGCGGCTTCGGTATTTATAATGTCGGTCACCGCAATCCGAAGGTGGTAAAAGCGGTAACTGATCAATTAAAGCGTCAGGCCCTTCATAGCCAGGATTTACTTGACCCGCTCCGTGCGATGCTGGCTAAAATTTTAGCTGATATTACCCCGGGTGACTTAAAATATGCCTTTTTTACAAACAGCGGGACAGAAAGTGTTGAGGCTGCACTTAAACTAGCAAAAATGTACAGCGAGCGGTCAACATTCATTTCAACTACTCGTGCCTTCCATGGAAAAAGCTTAGGTTCCTTGTCCGGTACGGCAAAAGGTATGTTCCGAAAACCATTCCTGCCGTTGATTCCGGGATTCCGTCATGTACCATTCGGCGATATCGACATGATGCGGAAAACGTTTGAGGTATGTGCTTCCGTTGGTGAAGATGTGGCAGCGGTAATTTTAGAACCTATTCAAGGTGAAGGAGGAATTATCCTTCCGCCAGAGGGGTATTTAAAACAAGTTCGCGAGCTTTGTGACCAATACGGATCCTTGTTGATTTTTGACGAAGTGCAAACGGGTATGGGACGGACTGGAAAAATGTTCGCTGCTGAATTGTTTGATGTCGTGCCGGATATTATCTGTCTTGCCAAAGCATTTGGCGGCGGCGTCATGCCTGCTGGGGCAATTGTTGCAAAAAAAGAGGTATTTAAGAGCTGGTTCCCGAATCCATTTATGCACACGACTACCTTCGGCGGGAATCCGCTAGCCTGTGCCGCTGCGATCGCAACGATTGGTGTATTAATTGAAGAAAACTTACCGGAGAGAGCCGGGGAAGTCGGGGCCTATTTCCTTGAGGAATTGAAGAAGGCTTCTAAAGGTCATGAAGATAAAGTGCAGGAAATTAGAGGCCAAGGCTTGATGATTGGCATCGAATTTCATCAAGATGATATCGGGTATGAAGTGTCAAAGGGCATGTTTGACCGCGGTGTGCTAGTCGCAGGTACATTGATAAACTCGAAGACGATTCGCATCGAGCCAGCGCTGACGATTCGCTATGAAGAGGTCGATCAAGTGGTCAGGACATTTAAAGAGGTAATAGAGCAGGTGAAAGCGTAG
- a CDS encoding acyl-CoA dehydrogenase family protein — translation MDFSFTEEQKSVRKVVRAFVDREIIPYIKEWDEKGHFATNILQRLADLQLMGVCIPEEYGGVGMDYNTLAIVCEELERGDTAFRTAVSVHTGLNSMTLLQWGTEEQKQKYLVPQAAGKKVGAFGLTEPNAGSDVAAMETKAVKDGDSYILNGSKTWISLCDVADHFLIFAKTDPKAGHRGISCFIVERTLAGFTSKAIKGKLGIRAGNTGEVFLDNVRVPAANLLGYEGEGFKIAMSALDNGRFTVAAGACGTIMASLEASVNYCEERKTFGKEIGRHQLVQQMIAKMSANLEISRLLVFKAGWLKNNGKRNTKETSLAKWISCDAALEAANDAVQIHGAYGFSNEFPVERYLRNAKAPVIYEGTREIHTIMQGEYALGIREDKPLRKMLPAWPFEESLIKGQVQS, via the coding sequence ATGGATTTTTCATTTACAGAAGAGCAAAAGAGTGTAAGAAAGGTAGTCAGAGCCTTCGTTGACCGTGAAATTATTCCATATATTAAGGAGTGGGATGAGAAAGGACATTTTGCCACAAATATTTTGCAACGCTTAGCTGATCTCCAGCTCATGGGAGTATGCATACCGGAGGAGTACGGCGGCGTCGGCATGGATTACAACACACTTGCGATTGTTTGTGAGGAGCTTGAACGCGGGGATACTGCCTTCCGCACGGCTGTTTCAGTTCATACAGGATTAAACAGCATGACGCTATTGCAGTGGGGAACAGAGGAGCAGAAACAAAAATATCTCGTTCCACAGGCTGCAGGTAAAAAGGTCGGTGCCTTTGGACTGACAGAACCGAATGCCGGTTCGGATGTGGCCGCAATGGAGACAAAGGCTGTAAAGGACGGAGACAGCTATATTTTAAATGGATCAAAAACCTGGATTTCCCTATGTGATGTGGCCGACCATTTTTTGATTTTTGCCAAAACAGATCCGAAGGCTGGTCACCGGGGTATTTCCTGCTTCATCGTCGAACGGACACTTGCAGGCTTCACCTCCAAGGCGATAAAAGGAAAACTTGGCATCCGCGCAGGCAATACGGGAGAAGTATTTTTGGATAATGTTAGAGTGCCTGCAGCGAATTTGCTGGGGTATGAAGGAGAGGGCTTTAAAATTGCGATGTCCGCTCTCGATAATGGCCGTTTCACTGTAGCAGCAGGAGCTTGTGGTACAATCATGGCCTCGCTCGAAGCAAGTGTTAACTACTGTGAAGAACGAAAAACATTTGGCAAGGAAATCGGCAGACATCAGCTCGTTCAGCAAATGATCGCAAAAATGTCAGCCAATCTTGAAATTTCGCGGTTACTCGTTTTTAAAGCCGGCTGGTTAAAAAATAATGGCAAACGCAATACAAAGGAAACTTCCTTAGCAAAATGGATCTCCTGCGATGCTGCCCTTGAGGCAGCCAATGATGCCGTCCAAATTCATGGCGCTTATGGATTCTCGAATGAATTCCCAGTTGAGCGTTATTTACGAAATGCCAAAGCGCCAGTTATTTATGAGGGGACAAGAGAAATTCATACGATTATGCAGGGGGAATATGCCCTTGGCATTCGCGAGGACAAACCGCTTCGAAAAATGCTGCCTGCCTGGCCATTTGAAGAAAGCTTAATAAAAGGGCAGGTGCAGTCATGA
- a CDS encoding sigma 54-interacting transcriptional regulator, giving the protein MFSVAKEKLKPIISVAIDESEEVLRSTLSNLKEPFLFLKKDHHLFAYVIIGKLEKEASTVELLLEHAKPLESICHLSDHISLPVLFQIIGEPFAIIKGEDGRPSGYIRREDVLAELFKQENKSVDLLKIILTSIPMGIFILDKEKRIINCNDAGLKMIKSTAEKVLNFPAETIFSASHINKVFSTGKTLLNHLEITNEMGVLVDYSPILNYNNEVDGIIIVVQDLPMVEEMAMEIEYIKDLNKDLNAILSSIYDEILVVNAKGELIRYSENIIQDFWNVDLKELIGKNILELEDRGLFTPSVTRLVIAKKKKVSVVQETLNGRKILAVGNPVFNEKNELDRIIVASRDITETTRLKSELQEMRKISEQYKKELDDFKSKDRFLKKLIYCSPKMEKIMNQVKKIADFSSTVLLHGESGVGKEVIAQAIHQLGKRSQNPFLKLNCGAIPENLLESELFGYAKGAFTGADKNGKEGYFKQADGGILFLDEIGEMPVHLQVKLLRVLQEQEVIPVGSTTPMKVNVQIITATNKNLAKMVEEGRFREDLYYRLNVIPIHIPALRERTEDISLLAFHFLQQLNEKYDRNYHLTPDAINVLEFYSWPGNVRELQNIIERLVVTADHQAIDAEFVSQFLSLGYEHTKMKPVITRVIPLQDAIDHVEEQLIIMAMNQYKTTTKAAKALGISQSSVSRKYQKIVTEKNSKLENVTTL; this is encoded by the coding sequence ATGTTTTCCGTGGCAAAAGAAAAGCTGAAGCCCATTATTTCAGTGGCTATTGACGAAAGTGAAGAAGTTTTGCGTTCGACCTTAAGTAACCTTAAAGAACCGTTTTTATTTTTAAAAAAGGATCATCATTTATTTGCCTATGTGATAATCGGGAAGCTGGAAAAAGAGGCTTCAACGGTTGAACTCCTGCTTGAACATGCCAAACCACTCGAAAGTATCTGTCATCTGAGCGATCATATTTCCTTACCTGTTTTATTTCAAATCATCGGCGAACCGTTTGCGATTATTAAGGGTGAGGATGGAAGACCTTCAGGTTACATTCGGAGAGAGGACGTCCTGGCAGAGCTGTTTAAACAGGAAAATAAAAGTGTCGACTTGCTAAAAATTATCCTGACCTCGATTCCCATGGGGATTTTTATTTTAGATAAAGAAAAACGAATCATTAATTGCAATGATGCTGGTTTAAAAATGATTAAATCGACTGCCGAAAAGGTGCTGAATTTTCCTGCAGAAACTATTTTTAGCGCCTCACACATTAATAAAGTATTTTCAACAGGAAAGACGCTTCTCAACCATCTTGAAATCACCAACGAAATGGGCGTACTTGTCGACTATAGCCCGATTCTGAACTATAACAACGAAGTCGATGGAATCATTATCGTTGTCCAAGACTTGCCAATGGTTGAGGAAATGGCGATGGAAATTGAATACATTAAAGATTTAAATAAGGACTTAAATGCGATTCTATCCAGTATTTATGATGAAATTCTTGTTGTGAATGCGAAAGGAGAGTTGATCCGATACAGCGAAAATATCATTCAAGATTTTTGGAATGTCGATTTAAAAGAGCTGATTGGAAAAAACATCCTTGAGCTTGAAGACCGCGGCCTCTTTACTCCATCTGTCACAAGGCTTGTCATCGCAAAAAAGAAAAAGGTGTCCGTTGTCCAGGAAACACTTAATGGCAGAAAAATTTTGGCTGTAGGCAATCCTGTTTTTAATGAAAAAAATGAACTGGACCGGATTATCGTTGCTTCACGTGATATTACGGAAACAACGCGGCTAAAAAGCGAACTGCAGGAAATGCGCAAAATATCGGAACAATATAAGAAGGAATTAGATGATTTTAAGAGCAAGGATCGTTTTTTGAAAAAGTTAATTTATTGCAGTCCAAAAATGGAAAAGATCATGAACCAAGTAAAGAAAATTGCTGATTTTTCCTCAACCGTCCTGCTCCATGGGGAATCCGGGGTCGGAAAAGAAGTCATTGCCCAAGCGATTCACCAATTAGGAAAGCGTTCCCAAAACCCGTTTCTTAAATTAAACTGCGGGGCGATTCCGGAAAACTTGCTTGAAAGTGAGCTGTTCGGCTATGCGAAGGGCGCTTTTACGGGTGCCGACAAAAATGGAAAAGAGGGTTATTTCAAACAGGCTGATGGCGGTATTCTGTTTCTTGATGAAATCGGTGAGATGCCTGTCCACCTGCAGGTAAAATTACTACGTGTGTTGCAGGAGCAGGAGGTCATCCCTGTTGGGAGCACAACCCCGATGAAGGTTAATGTGCAAATTATCACTGCTACCAATAAAAACTTAGCGAAAATGGTGGAGGAAGGAAGATTCCGCGAGGATTTATACTATCGCTTAAATGTCATTCCGATACATATACCCGCACTAAGGGAGCGGACGGAGGACATTTCCCTGCTGGCCTTCCATTTCCTCCAGCAGCTGAATGAAAAATACGATCGGAACTATCATTTAACGCCGGATGCCATTAATGTACTTGAATTTTATTCATGGCCAGGGAACGTACGGGAACTGCAAAACATTATTGAACGATTAGTCGTGACAGCTGATCATCAGGCCATTGACGCAGAGTTCGTCAGTCAATTTTTGTCATTAGGTTATGAACATACAAAAATGAAACCGGTCATTACCCGTGTGATTCCCTTGCAGGATGCGATTGATCATGTCGAGGAACAGCTGATCATTATGGCAATGAACCAATACAAAACAACAACCAAAGCGGCAAAAGCACTAGGAATCAGCCAATCCTCCGTCAGCAGGAAATATCAAAAAATAGTGACCGAGAAAAATAGTAAACTTGAAAACGTAACTACCCTTTAA
- a CDS encoding aldehyde dehydrogenase family protein has translation MVEVKNRVGSLKMFIDGKWKDAENQETRPVLNPANGEVISYAPEGTVSDARAAIFAARKAFEAGVWSGISTQERASYLFKIADKIDEYADELTELETMDNGKPLREAGFDVADAAACFRYYAGLITKPDGQTYHVADPMQAMVVREPVGVCGLIVPWNYPLLMSVWKIAPALAAGNTIVFKPSEVTPVTPKKLFEIFEEVGLPKGVANMVMGAGPVVGNEIASHPEVDMVSFTGGTKTGKHIMKTAADTMKKVSLELGGKSPNIIFADADFETAVDYALFGIYAGSGQVCSAGSRILVEESIYDQFIERFVERAKKIQVGQGNDPSTEMGPLVSEQHLEKVLHYIEHGKQEGATIACGGNRIVRDGLEKGYFVEPTVFVDVKQEMKIVQEEIFGPVVVIQKFKDEEEALKLANGTVYGLAGAVFTKDGAKGLRVIKKLRAGITWLNSYHPTYNEAPWGGYKQSGIGRSLGTFGLEEFQEIKQININLQVEPVGWFSN, from the coding sequence ATGGTCGAGGTCAAAAACCGAGTTGGCAGCCTAAAAATGTTTATTGATGGTAAGTGGAAGGATGCTGAAAATCAAGAAACACGCCCAGTGTTAAATCCCGCAAATGGAGAAGTGATTTCCTATGCCCCCGAAGGTACGGTCTCTGATGCCCGTGCAGCCATTTTTGCGGCACGTAAAGCATTCGAAGCAGGAGTTTGGTCCGGTATTTCCACTCAGGAAAGAGCGTCCTATTTATTTAAAATCGCCGACAAAATTGATGAATATGCTGATGAGTTAACCGAACTTGAAACGATGGATAACGGGAAGCCGTTACGGGAAGCTGGTTTCGATGTCGCAGATGCGGCCGCCTGCTTCCGTTATTATGCAGGACTGATTACGAAACCTGACGGTCAGACATACCATGTCGCCGATCCGATGCAGGCCATGGTCGTCCGCGAGCCTGTTGGTGTTTGCGGCTTAATTGTTCCGTGGAACTATCCGTTGTTAATGAGTGTTTGGAAAATCGCCCCTGCCTTAGCTGCAGGAAACACGATTGTCTTTAAACCATCAGAAGTTACACCTGTTACACCGAAAAAGCTGTTTGAAATTTTTGAAGAGGTTGGTTTGCCAAAAGGGGTCGCCAATATGGTGATGGGTGCTGGTCCTGTGGTTGGAAATGAAATCGCTTCCCATCCTGAGGTGGACATGGTTTCGTTTACCGGTGGAACGAAAACAGGAAAGCATATCATGAAAACGGCTGCCGACACGATGAAAAAAGTATCGCTCGAATTGGGCGGCAAATCACCGAATATTATTTTTGCTGACGCGGACTTTGAAACCGCTGTTGATTATGCCTTGTTTGGCATTTATGCCGGTTCCGGTCAAGTATGTTCAGCCGGGTCGAGGATTTTAGTTGAAGAAAGTATTTATGATCAATTTATTGAACGATTTGTTGAGAGGGCAAAGAAAATTCAGGTTGGGCAGGGAAATGATCCCTCCACTGAAATGGGCCCGCTTGTAAGCGAACAGCATTTGGAAAAAGTACTTCACTATATCGAACATGGAAAACAAGAAGGTGCCACGATTGCTTGCGGTGGAAATCGCATCGTTCGTGATGGTTTGGAAAAGGGTTATTTTGTCGAACCAACTGTTTTCGTTGATGTAAAGCAAGAGATGAAAATCGTCCAAGAAGAAATATTCGGACCGGTTGTCGTTATTCAAAAATTTAAGGATGAAGAAGAAGCTCTTAAGCTGGCAAATGGAACCGTTTACGGATTGGCCGGTGCGGTGTTCACGAAAGACGGTGCCAAGGGATTGCGGGTGATAAAAAAGCTGCGTGCCGGGATAACCTGGTTGAATTCTTATCATCCTACTTATAATGAAGCACCATGGGGCGGCTATAAACAAAGCGGGATTGGCCGCAGTCTCGGAACATTTGGCCTAGAGGAATTCCAAGAAATTAAACAAATTAACATTAATTTGCAGGTTGAGCCGGTCGGCTGGTTTTCAAACTAA
- a CDS encoding DUF3870 domain-containing protein, translating to MTNLNTYFLAGHSRLPQGMAAQSVFDSLTITVEVDKKYGVIIESSCTLATAHGKAYVQQILRGHSLQDGIDDILEAIREGYRGKAVNALIAAVKDLYGQYENPRG from the coding sequence ATGACCAACTTAAATACCTATTTCCTCGCGGGTCACTCCCGCCTGCCGCAGGGGATGGCGGCCCAAAGTGTGTTCGATTCCTTGACCATAACGGTTGAGGTGGATAAAAAATACGGCGTCATTATTGAATCCTCCTGTACGCTGGCTACCGCCCACGGAAAAGCCTACGTCCAGCAAATTTTAAGAGGCCACAGCCTTCAGGACGGAATAGATGATATTTTAGAGGCCATAAGAGAAGGTTATCGTGGAAAAGCGGTTAATGCCCTAATCGCTGCTGTTAAAGATTTATATGGGCAATACGAAAATCCTAGGGGATAA
- a CDS encoding cell wall hydrolase, translating to MKKLNKLKKLVIATGMILSLSAFTLNGTSEAATTNHKVQSGETYWKIATKFGVPVNSLMKANNAKNSALYVGQNLVIPNSTVTAAEKDLMARLVRAEAVGEPYAGKVAVATVIMNRVASPDFPNSIREVIYQISNGHYAFTPVQNGQINQPADAASKQAVNEALAFRGQGNGSLFFYNPKTSTSQWITSREVTVTIGNHRFAK from the coding sequence ATGAAAAAACTAAACAAACTTAAAAAACTAGTGATTGCAACGGGAATGATTCTATCATTGTCAGCTTTTACATTAAACGGAACAAGTGAAGCGGCAACAACTAATCATAAAGTACAATCTGGTGAAACGTATTGGAAAATCGCCACTAAATTCGGTGTTCCTGTGAATAGTTTAATGAAAGCAAACAATGCTAAGAACAGTGCGCTTTATGTCGGTCAAAATCTAGTAATCCCTAATTCTACTGTTACAGCTGCTGAAAAGGATTTAATGGCACGTCTCGTTCGTGCTGAAGCAGTTGGCGAACCATATGCTGGAAAAGTAGCAGTAGCTACTGTTATCATGAATAGAGTAGCAAGTCCTGATTTCCCGAATTCGATTAGGGAAGTTATTTATCAAATCTCAAACGGGCACTATGCCTTTACACCTGTCCAAAATGGTCAAATTAATCAACCTGCCGATGCTGCATCAAAGCAAGCGGTGAATGAGGCATTAGCATTCAGAGGACAAGGGAATGGATCATTATTTTTCTATAATCCAAAAACATCTACAAGTCAGTGGATTACTTCACGTGAAGTAACAGTAACGATCGGTAACCACCGTTTTGCAAAATAA
- a CDS encoding HAD family hydrolase — MIKTILFDVDGVLLSEEHYFDASALTVWEMLISDNYLALNPVNFKTDYSEKEIKEIREHVFRNDQVLKFMKSRGLNANWDMIYLSFSHQLIHLLSQIKDQEFEKITKWCQAPINRESLLEMGTVLSNYKVEMDFALFLEDFSKSEAMKQELLSHLNVLAGEKLGVETSIFLKGELWSICEHVSQEWYVGDEHVLKSTGRPSVQTGKNGFLANETTLAPREEIADMFQFLSSSGYTIGIGTGRPALETIQPFQHLDWLKNFDENRIVTADEVLAAEKELPEWKSLSKPHPYTYVMGLKGKGASVQECLNTKVPIENGEEVLVVGDSLADLLAARQLGCQFAAVLTGLSGKDARSEFEQHEADYILDSVLELKGIL; from the coding sequence GTGATTAAAACTATTTTATTTGATGTAGATGGAGTCCTATTAAGCGAAGAACATTATTTTGATGCGTCTGCCTTAACGGTTTGGGAGATGCTGATCAGCGATAATTATTTAGCGCTGAATCCAGTTAATTTTAAAACGGACTACAGTGAAAAGGAAATAAAGGAAATAAGAGAGCATGTATTCCGGAACGATCAGGTCCTCAAATTTATGAAATCCCGGGGTTTAAATGCCAACTGGGACATGATCTACTTATCATTTAGCCATCAACTTATACACCTATTATCACAAATTAAGGATCAGGAGTTTGAAAAAATCACCAAATGGTGTCAGGCACCCATTAATCGTGAATCTCTGCTAGAGATGGGAACGGTTTTAAGTAATTACAAGGTGGAAATGGATTTTGCTTTATTCCTTGAGGATTTTTCGAAGTCAGAAGCAATGAAGCAGGAATTGCTCAGCCACTTAAATGTGCTGGCAGGGGAGAAGTTAGGGGTAGAAACGTCTATTTTCTTGAAGGGTGAGCTGTGGTCGATCTGTGAGCATGTTTCACAGGAATGGTATGTGGGTGATGAACATGTCCTTAAGTCCACCGGAAGACCTTCTGTACAAACCGGCAAAAATGGCTTCCTTGCAAATGAAACCACATTAGCGCCAAGAGAAGAGATTGCAGACATGTTTCAATTCCTTTCTAGCTCAGGATACACAATTGGGATCGGAACTGGCCGGCCGGCACTTGAAACAATCCAGCCTTTTCAGCATTTGGATTGGCTGAAGAATTTTGATGAGAATCGAATTGTAACAGCAGATGAGGTGTTAGCAGCTGAGAAGGAGCTGCCAGAATGGAAATCTTTATCGAAGCCGCATCCGTATACATACGTTATGGGGCTTAAAGGGAAGGGAGCATCGGTACAGGAATGTCTGAATACCAAGGTTCCCATTGAAAACGGTGAGGAAGTTCTAGTGGTCGGAGACTCTTTAGCAGACCTATTAGCGGCAAGACAACTAGGCTGTCAGTTTGCCGCTGTATTAACAGGTCTCTCTGGAAAAGATGCTAGAAGCGAATTTGAACAGCATGAGGCAGATTATATCCTTGATTCCGTTTTGGAACTTAAGGGCATTCTATAA